The Abditibacteriaceae bacterium sequence AGTCGTCGATGAGATTAAGGCGAATGGTGGCGAAGCGTTCGCTGTTGCCGCCGACATCGCCGATTCGCTCGACGTGCGGCGATTGGCTGGCGAAATCGAAGCGCGCTGGAAAACGCTCGATATTCTGGTGAATAACGCGGGTTGGGCCACATTCGGGCGACTCGACGAAGTTTCAGAAGACGACTTCGATGGAATCTTCGACCTCAACGTGCGCGGTCTTTTCTTCCTGTCGCAGCAATGCGCCAAAGTGATGAACGATGGCGGACGCATCGTGAATATTTCTTCAGGCATAACACGCATCAACTCGGAAACTGGCAGCGTTTACGCTGCGAGTAAAGCCGCTGTCGAAGCGTTCACGCGCTGCTGGGCCGCTGATTTAGGGCCACGCGGTATCACGGTTAATACGGTTTCTCCGGGCATGACAGAAACCGATTTGCTGCTCGAAGTGACGCCCAAAGAAAACTTGGAAAGCATGGCCGCGCAAACGCCGCTCGGAAGACTCGGCCAACCGCAAGACATCGCCGATGTCGTCGCATTCTTATGCAGCGACGACGCGCGCTGGCTGACAGCGCAAAACATTCTGGCTAACGGCGGCGTAGGTTAAAGCAAGAGTACGGTCGAAATCGACCGTACTCTTTATTTCCGTTTTGCGCGGAACTGCTGAAACCGCGTGATGTATTCTTCCTGTTCGCGTGTTTGAATCGTGCCCAAACGCGCGCGGCGCACAGCGGCAATCGCTTCGCGCGGCGAGAGTTCTGCCAGAGCGACGAGGCACGCTGCAGCGACGAGGCCAGTGCGACCCAAGCCGCCCATGCAATGCACGACTACAGTGCGGCCCGCACGCAGATGCTCCGTGAGAGATTCGATGAGCACGCCAAAAGAATCCATGCACGTGGGCACCGAAATATCACGAATCGGAAACCACACAACAGCCATGCCAAGTTCTGCAGCACGCTCCCGCAGCTTGCCAATTTTCAGATTCTCGAACTCAAACTCTTCGATGAGAGGCACGAGAACGTCGGCTTTCCATTCTTCGCGCAAGCGGGTCAAGTCGAGTTCTAAATCGCGCTGCCACACGCCACTAATCGCGTTGAGCTGACATTTTCCGGGCGCGAAGGTCATGCCTAGACGGCCGGGCATTGGCAAATCGGCATCGTCGATAAAATCGACGCGAATCGGGTGCGTTAAAGATGTTTTTGCAGTTGCCATAAATTTTCGACCGTACTTATTTCAGCGCGTACTTTGCAGCGCCACGTCCGGCCACGGTGCCCGAACTCCATGCCCACTGAAAGTTGTAGCCGCCAAGCCAGCCATCGACATCGCATACCTCGCCCGCGAAGAATAATCCGGCGCGCAGTTTCGACATCATCGACGCGCTTTCCAGTTCATCGAGTGAAACACCGCCCGCCGTGGTTTCAGCCTTGTAATACGGCGCGACCGAAGCAACAGGCAATTCCAGATTCAAAACAGCATCGCGCAACGCGTGGCTGTGATTTGGTGAAAGCTTGCCTACCGCTCCGTCG is a genomic window containing:
- a CDS encoding SDR family oxidoreductase; amino-acid sequence: MKLQNKTALVTGASRGIGRAIALRLAREGARVAVHYKGREDKANEVVDEIKANGGEAFAVAADIADSLDVRRLAGEIEARWKTLDILVNNAGWATFGRLDEVSEDDFDGIFDLNVRGLFFLSQQCAKVMNDGGRIVNISSGITRINSETGSVYAASKAAVEAFTRCWAADLGPRGITVNTVSPGMTETDLLLEVTPKENLESMAAQTPLGRLGQPQDIADVVAFLCSDDARWLTAQNILANGGVG
- a CDS encoding cyclin-dependent kinase inhibitor 3 family protein, coding for MATAKTSLTHPIRVDFIDDADLPMPGRLGMTFAPGKCQLNAISGVWQRDLELDLTRLREEWKADVLVPLIEEFEFENLKIGKLRERAAELGMAVVWFPIRDISVPTCMDSFGVLIESLTEHLRAGRTVVVHCMGGLGRTGLVAAACLVALAELSPREAIAAVRRARLGTIQTREQEEYITRFQQFRAKRK